In the genome of Podospora pseudocomata strain CBS 415.72m chromosome 7, whole genome shotgun sequence, the window ATAATTCTGGCTCTGCTTCGCACTAAGAATAAGGTAATAAGATGGTCGTAGGATCCGGGATACAACCGCCGTCGAGAGACGTGAGGGGGTTGCTCAAAGGTCGGACCAGCTGAGAATGAGAACGCAGCTGCTGTTGACTGCCTAAACACATGGAAAGCAGGTCTCAGCCTCGCCGCCATGTCGTACAAGACATGCGTGCGAGCCTTCGAATTCATGGCGGCCGTTCATTCGCTGAACCTCCTGATTTACTCTCTGCGACGGCATTGCAATGACTTCGGGGCTACCAAGGGGTAAGGGCTGTTTTTGCATTTCAACTTTCCCTTAACCGTTTGATTAGGGCAGAGTGGATGGGATATCATATTTTTGGCTGGGTATTGTCGTATATGATAGTTAGCGACAGAGCCGGCCATGATATGAAAGCCTGTTCTTGGAGAACAATTCTAGAATGATGGTGAGATtattcatcatcttcttaaCCCGAGGTTGAATCATGATCAACAGACAAGATCCAAAACAGTCACATTCAAAAACTCAACTCATCTCCTCGGGCCgtaacaagaaaaaaaaaaaaaaaggaggcaaaagccaaaacatacaacaccgagaattccccagtggtcacccgCCTGAGTACTGATTCGGCCCTTCAACCATTTGACTagggcagagcggacgggatgccgtattttTGGTTGggtatggtcgtatgtgatagTCAGCGTCAGAGCCGGCCATTATGAGAAAGCTTTGCTTCTTGAAGAAACAACTCTACCCTGTAGCTATTCAGGCACCACATCTCGATATCAGAACGATGGCGAGATCATTCACCATCTTCTTAACCCCAGACTGAATCATATCAATAATGAGGACCGAGCAAACCGTCACATCTGACCCAGGTCCCCAGCTATCCCTGATGAACGATCCATTagccaaaaaaagaaaaaagagataAAAAAGACtaaaacatacaacaccgaggattccccagtggtcacccacctgagtactgatTCGGCCGGTCAGCTGTTTGACTcgggcagagcggacgggatgccgtattttcagctgcgtatggtcgtatgtgatagTCAACACCAGAGCTTGCCATTATGACAGGATCGGTGAAGAGCTTTTCTTGGAGACCGAACTCTTACCCCTATATCTCGACAGTCTATTGACTATGCAGACATGCTTCATGAGCTCAGAAAGAGAACAAATACAAGAGAAACGGCAAGTAAGCACTAGAGATGTTCTCTTGGATGTATCTCAGGAAAGGCAAGTGGCCAAGTGTCGAATCATTGATGCTAGGACAACAGCTCATCATGGTATGTTTTTCTTCAAATCTTCTTTGAACAGGCAGTCAGTTAGAAAAGGGATAATATGAGACTGCCCAGAATATGGCCAAAAGCCAGAGGAATCAGCCACGAAAGACAGGAACTGACATACACATAGAACTCGACACCAGTAATCATATCATCACAAAGAAAGCCTCAGGAGTATGTCAAGATCAATTGCCCGCTTTTTTAGCCCTGTCCCAATCATGTCGAATATCCTCGGTTTTGTCATGCCCCAGAAGTAACCCTTTGCTGATTCCGGTCGTCAGACCTTCCCGGTGAGAAGTGAACGCCCATTTTGACAGAATTTCCCCAAGAAACAAAGCACGCATTAGTTGTTGTAAGCTGCCTcgttttgttcttttttttgcCTTGCCCGTGAGACGGAGCAGAGCTCTGGGTTGTATTCCACTAGCTTCTGAATTTGTTCGCTAGTTAAACCACAGACAAAAAGCAGACCTTTCCCTAAGAACCCCTGAGATGCCCCAAAACACGAAAAGATGATGTTGCCCCGCAAAGAGTGCTGACCATTTAGACCTCGGTGGtgaccttggccttggcgttGGTGACCTTGACGGATAATTGCTTGGCTCTGGCAATGATCTCGATGCGCTTTCTGGAGGAGACATTGTGGGCGATCCTGTAAACAGTTAGTCAGTTTTGTTTGTTCAAACCTCACTCGGCAGCGTTCCATATTCGCGGGCTCGATACGGGAGGATGGGGACGTACTCGGCAGCATAGGTCTTGTTGTgcatgaggaggagctcgacGTCACGGACGTTGCTGACGAGGAAGGCCTTGTGGCCGGAGGGCATCATGTGGCGGGTCTTCTTGTTGGAGCCATAGCCGATCTAGAGAGTATTGCAACCGCACAGGTTAGCCACTGTCGTTTGTAGTCCGTGACTTGTGAAGTCTAATTGTCTGCCCGGCCTCGAAAAAAACAGCAGCAATTCCGCATGCTCAATTCGAGGCTCCCCCGAGATGAAAAATGTGCCACATACCGAGGGCATAGCAAGGTTGCTCTTGAACCGTCTGCGGACTCTGTTGTCGATACCCTTGGGCTTGCGCCAGGCCGAGTCCACCCGCATGAACCGGTCACTCTGGTGGCGGGTGAAGCGCTTCGTGCCTGTTCAGAACCATTCTCGTCAACAATCATGTCCTCCAATTTTCATCCGTGAATCGCGGGTGGTTGCTGTGTTGTCGCCCAGATCGAGCGAGGGAAAAACATCGTGTGTATGATTTGTGCGGATAGTGTCGTCGGGGTGGGATATTTTGGATTCGTGGTACGTACGCTTCTTGACGATCGGGACGTGCTTCTTGGCGGCAACCATCTTTGCAAAGTGTTAGAAATCGACTGTATCAATTGAGCGATGATAGCGGGGGTGCCGGTACATACCTTGACGGTGTTTTGTCGGATTGATGGTGGACGATGGGCTGGCGTCGATATCGGGACCTACCTTGGGAAAAATTCCAGAAATTGGGAGAGCTGGTGGGCTTAGGGCTGGTGTGGAAAATTGTTAGACAGGTGGCCTGTGCGCACAGACTAACTCGCCGCGGAATCTTGGCAGTTGCGGCACAGATTGTCAATGTTGTGGGGCCCAAATATCTTATCGATAAGCCTATTTCCGTCATTGATGCAAGCGATATGAGGCAGCATTCCTTTGCTGGACGTAcgaggaagagttggaggatgataTGATCCCCGAAAAGCCATGATCCATTATGAAAATATGAGTCTATGTGCTTGCTGAAAAAATGCTACATCACCCTCAAAAAGCAGCGCCGGCCCCCTCAAAGACCTGACGCTATCATCTATCGATGCTTGATATTTCCCCTTGTTGAGGAAAGTCTCCTTGGTGACGTGCCACATCATGGCCCTCAACAGACCCAGCATCCGAGGGCGATCAGGGGACACAGTCTTTCACTGAATCTGTGGTGTTGTAGACCACGACAGTGGACTAATCCTGAAGCCGTCTGGTCCAATCTTTTGACAAACGCCCAGCCCGCCGAAAATCCCATCCTACACTTGAAACTCCTTTACTGGGTAGCGCACTGGGGGCCGCCCTCaccgtcatcctcgtcttcctcccactccccgcCGCTGTATCTGGGGTCTCCTTGGTGTGCGCCCATCTAGATTTGAGTCAGCAGTGTTCAGTTTTCATCAGTCCGGGAGAGAGAAAACATACCTCTTCAATGTCCGCATCGTCCGTGAATTCGACGTCATCAATTTCGTCAACAGCAATAGGGGGtcctggaggagggagaagctTCTTCAGCGCCTCGTGGTCGTCGTCACTCTCCAGCCAGCCGTCCTTGGGGAACTCAATCTTGACAACAAGGTACAGGTCACCCTTGGCCTCACCGCGCTTGTGAGGCatgccctcgccctcgacctTGAGAACCTGGCCGGGACGGAGGACCTTGCCGCGAGGGTAGTTGATGTGAATACCTctgccatcaaggtgcttgACCACAACGCGAGAGAAGCCGGTGAGAGCCTCAGCAAGCGTGACATTGAGGTCGGCCGAGAGATCGTGACCGATACGGGTGAAGACGTCATGGGGCTCCTCGACAAGGTGGAAGATCAAATCGCCGGGGGTTTGGTCTGGCAATTGGTCTGCCTCGCCTTGGAGCACGATGCGGTCTCCTTGCATGGAGCCACGGTCGATGTAGAGCTCcagcgccttcttctccttgacagTCCGCTTGCCCTTGCACTTCTTGCAcctgtccttctccttgtaGTAGTTGCCCGAGCCCTCGCAGTGGTCGCAACGAATAATTTCTTGACGAGCGAGACCTGGGCCGAATGGGCGGAGAATCTCTCTGACACCCTGACCGCGGCACTTCTCGCATGGATTTGGCGCAACCTTCTCCTTCGCACCGCTGCCCTTGCACTGGCTGCACACAACCTGCTTCTCGGCGGCGAACTTGACAGTCTTCCCCTTATAAAGTTCTTCCAGCGTCACCTTGTAGGCCTGCTCTTCGTCGGGGCTGCGTCTGGGACGTCTGGGCATACCACGGCCACCGCCCGGCATGCCACCCATACCGCCCATGCCGAACATCTGGGAAAGGATGTCGTTCATGTCCATGCCCGGACCGCCCGGGCCGCCGCCTCTTGATGGGTCAAAGGCAGCCATGCCATGGGTATCGTAGAGTTCGCGCTTCTCGTCATCACGAAGAATCTCGTAGGCTTGTGTGATGGCCTTGAACTTGGCCTCGGACTCGACACGCTTGTCTTCGGAGACCTTGTCGGGATGGTGTAGCAGGGCCAACTGGTTTGTAATCGTCAGTGTCTACCGGGTAAGACCCGTGGTGGCACAGTACATACCTTTCGATAGGCCTTCTTGATATCATTTGGGCTGGCAGACTTGTCTACGCCGAGGAGAGCTGCGAGTAGGAAAATTCGCAGTCAGTAATCTTTCAGACAGCCAAGGCTGCCTAAAGGATGTAGGATGCGACTCACCGTAGAGATcaacatcttcttctttgctgtcCATGATTGCGAGACCCCGTTAGCTTCGGATTTCTATAAAATTGATCCGACGTGTGATAGCCGTATGCCGCAACAATTGTCCAAATGCGACTCTGTGGCTTTccggggatggcggggtggtgTCGAAGTTGGTTGATGGTAGAGCCTTGGGAAAGCAGTGGTGTTGTAACTGATTTTTTAGCCCATGAAGGTTGCGCCCCGCGTTCCAGGCTGTAGCGAGAAAAGTGCTCCAGAGTGTGCCAGGATTCGAGCCACGACGCCCAACTTTTGCTGGGCAAGCAAACAGTTTTTAAATCTTAACCTTTCGCCTCAGAACAAACATTAGACGAAAGGCTGGTGAAACATTTTATTTGCTTCAAGCGTTTCCAAACTCATGTTTCTTACAAGCCTCCCCCACTGATCCTAACCTCATAATGCTCCTTGTTACATCCAGAGACATGGCAGCCAGTTCAACCTGGAGAACTCAGGATGAACACAATGACCATTGCGGGAACTTCTGGACCCGATAGCCGGTAGGTGATGTGCAGGTGATATCTGATATTTCACTAGACATCCCATGTCTGTGTCTGGCCTGCATCTATCATGTTATGAATCACAGGGCAACACTTCAGATTGCATTTCTCTGCCTAAGCATCGTCTACCGCGACGAATCTCATGTAAATCCGCCCTATCTCTGCATGCCAATAAAATCAATCTTGAGAATAGAGAGAGCTATAGACAGATATCTTTCCATGTCTCATGGTCATGAATGACAAGAATTGTGAAATCCCATGTTGAAATCTTATCGTACAGCAACCCCACCTGAAATTCTTATCGGGCAGTGGGGGCTTGGGGTCCAATGCCAAGGGTTCTGTTGCAGGGGCCGCAACGCCACATGTCACCTCCACACTTGGAATCTGCTCTCTTGGCGTTGTGGCTAGAGCATCTTGGCTCCATAGCAGCATCAACCACTGTTGCCTCACTTACACATGCAATTCTTTCCAAAACTGGGCAACTCTGGAATTAAACACGATGAGAGGAAACAGCCTCTTGGGGCAGCAGCTGTGGTCAGCATATGGCCGGTGGAAAGCCCTCACCTCACTGAGTCGATCACAACAAGCATCACACATATTTCAGCGAAGATTATGTTTTTCATGCTCTTCGAAGCTCTCTCACAACCCAGACCGGCAAGCTCGTGAGAACAGGGTCCAGCTCCCCGACACACCATGTCGTACCCGATTTGCGCCTTCACCAACGGGATATCTTCACCTAGGTTCATTAAGAACTGCCTTGTTCAACTACCTCCTTGCCAGAGCTACTGGTGGTCAGTTTGTGTTGCGCATTGAAGACACAGACCAGGTGATTCTCTCTCCGGCTCATTCACTCTCCATCAAGTAAACTCACACAGTCAATCTAGAGCCGTCTTGTACCAGATGCAGAGTCCAAGCTGTATGAAGACCTGAAATGGGCTGGTCTTTCATGGGATGAAGGTACCTCACCATCTGCTCGAGTCAGCATAGCCAAGCTCATTAACACCACTTGACAGGCCCCGATGTAAACGGGCCATTTGGTCCGTACAGACAAGTAAGGCTTCCCCTAGTAACTGTTAAAGAGGCATCGGGCACTGACTGACTCAGTCTGAAAGGTTGCCCCTTTACCATCAACATGCCGCCGAGCTCCTGGCTGAAGGTAAAGCCTACCGGTGCTTCTGCACACCCGAAGCCCTGGAAGAACACAAGAGGATCGCAAATGCAGCCGGACAGCCGACTTTGTACCCTGGGACATGCAGTCACATCTCACCTGCCGAGTCAGAGGAGAGGGCACACAAAGGCGAGAAGTTTGCCATCAGATTCAGAAGCGCAAAGACCCCTACGGCTGTGAGAGACATCGTCTACAACCACTTCAGGAAAAAGGAGTTTGAAGATGActacatcatcatcaagagAGATGGATTTCCGACTTATCACTTCGCCAATGTGGTGGACGAT includes:
- the RPL32 gene encoding 60S ribosomal protein L32 (EggNog:ENOG503P2W4; COG:J) produces the protein MVAAKKHVPIVKKRTKRFTRHQSDRFMRVDSAWRKPKGIDNRVRRRFKSNLAMPSIGYGSNKKTRHMMPSGHKAFLVSNVRDVELLLMHNKTYAAEIAHNVSSRKRIEIIARAKQLSVKVTNAKAKVTTEV
- the XDJ1 gene encoding DnaJ-like protein xdj1 (COG:O; EggNog:ENOG503NXND), encoding MDSKEEDVDLYALLGVDKSASPNDIKKAYRKLALLHHPDKVSEDKRVESEAKFKAITQAYEILRDDEKRELYDTHGMAAFDPSRGGGPGGPGMDMNDILSQMFGMGGMGGMPGGGRGMPRRPRRSPDEEQAYKVTLEELYKGKTVKFAAEKQVVCSQCKGSGAKEKVAPNPCEKCRGQGVREILRPFGPGLARQEIIRCDHCEGSGNYYKEKDRCKKCKGKRTVKEKKALELYIDRGSMQGDRIVLQGEADQLPDQTPGDLIFHLVEEPHDVFTRIGHDLSADLNVTLAEALTGFSRVVVKHLDGRGIHINYPRGKVLRPGQVLKVEGEGMPHKRGEAKGDLYLVVKIEFPKDGWLESDDDHEALKKLLPPPGPPIAVDEIDDVEFTDDADIEEMGAHQGDPRYSGGEWEEDEDDGEGGPQCATQ